AGGGGGTCTGCTTAAAACCCCAGTCCTACGAACCCCAAATGTAAACCTTTAACCTGAATTGAAAGCAATAGTTAAGTATCTTGATCATATCCTACCTTGGAGAAGAACAAACATTGTAGCTAGAGGTTGTGCGTAAAAAAGAGGAATGCCTTCTGAGTTACAATTGTACCACCTCAGCCCTGCAATCATAGCAATTAATTGGTTAACTAGGACTGCCATGATGAAATGTTACTAAAAGGGTGACAGCGTTGTTTCTCCAGAGCAGGATTGGAAACAAGGTCATCTAGGGGAGGAAAGAAAGCTAGGCTGATTTATTAAGCAATTAAAACAAGATGGGGTGAGAGACTGGGGATTTAAAAGGATTTCAGCATGAGGGGGCAGGAGGGAAAACCCAATGAAGGAAGAAAACAGACACAGCTCTTGTCAAAACTGAACGTCACCCATCAGAGTAGTTAAATCTGATGAGATTTATGAGCCATAAATGAGAGAAATGGAGCCTGGCCAGCCGGAATATTCACCGCCATACAGGTTGTTATGAAGACACTGATCTGTAAACTTATcaaaaaaggttatttttttccacagttttaaccattttaatatatattttacagtgCTTTTTTGCAACTATATTGCTtttagataatatatatatatatatatctctcttttaatgttttaatttaaaactatttttcttttttttttttattccaaaacatGTGTTCCCTCACACACTGCCACCCCAGGGCAGGACGCATGAGTGAAGTTGGACAGTGCTTTTGATTTCTTTACTCCCTTTTTGTTTTATAGGTACCTCACCCACCCAACCCTCCTGCTGTTTTCCAGCAAAACAGTAGTTCAGTTACAGCGTCGCTAAGGACTAATACTGATTACCTTGTGATTCTGAAGGGACCAGCAACACGTGGCTCTGCAATGCATTACTGGACACGTCAGCCCTCACAGAGATTAAAATTAATGTGTCACTTCATGTTTACATTCAGTTCATTTTCGACTACAACAATGCTGGTAAAATGGCAGgcttcaaaaatttttttttttttttttttttttttttactttctgacgCGTAAACAATAAAACCTCAACAAGAGAGAGATAACCTGTCAAAATCCttcaaataaaaattaaaaaacttaaaaaaataaaaaacactaaaaaaattcCCTCTCTAAAACATCCGTAGAACATGTATTATTTACAGATGCGCTTTGTCAACACTGTTGcgttcatttgcataattatataTTAATAACCCGACGCACACACTTCCCCTGccaataacaaaaaacaaaacgaaaaaagaatatccaaataaaaaataaaatataaatcgcTCCTGCAAAATACAGTACATCCATGAAAAGAAGAAAAGGGATTGGGTAGGGGGACAATTAAGTTAACATCcaggaaagggaaggaaggggAGGTCATTTAACCCACTTTCTGTGGGTTGGCCGCCCGGACACCTTGCTCATAAGTGACTCGTTGCGTTATTAGATACTGGGCAGCTTGTGTGGCGGCTGGTGTGCCTGTTATGGTTACCTTCCGGTTTCTGGTGCCGGGGACAAACTCCCCCTTTTTAGAGATCTGTATCCTGGCTCCAGTCAACTCCTGATATTCGACCAATGTCTTGCCACCTTTGCCAAGTATGGCACCTACCAAATTTTCTGGCACGGCAATTTCTACTACGTCCTTGGAGCCGTCCGTTGACTTCTCAGTCCCCAAAATGGCGCTAGCAGCTAGAGGGGATGCTGCCCCGAAATATCCATTGGTAGCTGCGGTGGCAGCAGCCAAGCTGCCTAGTGCAAACGTCCCAGCCGCTCCTCCTGCAGTGCCACCACCCCCAGTTGCTTCACTGGCATACGTAGCTAGCAAATTGGCTGCTGCAGCTGCGGCTGGGTTGGCACTTGCAGCAGCAGCTGCTAATGCTCCTGTGGCTGCTGCTTGACTCAATCCCAACCCTAATGTATTGAGGTTGTAACCATAACTGGCCAAAGTGTTGAGTGCTGATGTAATAGCAACTAGATCATTGCCTGTAAAGCCAGAGAGAACAGTGGGGAATGCTGCTACCCCAGCAAGGTTAGCATGTCCTAGGAGccctgcagcagcagcagccgtaGGTAGAACTTCAGCAGTGTTGGCATAAGGGGATCCTGTGGGATTGGAGTTAGCTACAGGTCCTGTAACATTGGCATAGCTGATGTTCAGACAGCTACCACTCTGTGGGTCCTCTTGGATCTTCTGCACTATCAGCTCTACTGCCTTGCGGTTTTGCTCTGGCTCGCCACTTACAGTCACCACTCGTTCCTGCAGATTAATGCCGTCTGGTTTCTGGGAAAGCTGCACCCATGCACCAGACTGTTCCATTACCGCCTTCACAGTGGCACCTCCCTTCCCGATGATCAGACCTGCAGTGCTGTTTGGAACGATGATCTTCACCTAAGGTCAAAAAAGCATGAAGAGGAgcccataaaaaagaaaaagagaaagacagATGGAAATCACATGAAAAATAAAGAAGCATAAATCTCAATGAGGTGTATGATGAAGGACAGTAACTAAGCGAAATATAGTAATATTGTTACATGGCAAATTTataatgggtatctatttttaGTCAAAAACCTTAAGAATCACCATTAAAGAGTCAATAATTTTGAGAACAACAATTTAAAGGTAGTGAAGAGCTTTTTATTTTAAACTCTAATAAGAACACCTATGCTAATAAATGGGACTCTATGGTTGCCAAAAATAGCTAttaggtaaaaataataatattaatttacTGTTACATAAATataaagggccagttcacaccaggatGCTCTGTGTTTCTGGCACAGAATTCaaaacacactggggttgatttactaaaggcaagtagactgtgcacttttgcgAATGCAGTTGCTCCAGGGGTAAGTAAATAAaggagagctctgctgacttccatcatccaatcatgtgcaagtaaaaatccctttttttattttccttgcatgtgattgggtattctttgtgaaGTGAACTTTTACCTCACTTACTAAGCTTTGGAACAATTGCACttgcaaaagtgcacagtctatttgccattagtaaatcaaccccaaatccTTTACTAGCTGCTGCAGGTGCCAATGTAATGTTGACAGCACCCCAAATGCAGATTGCAAATGCAGTGCATGTGCAGGCACCAAATCACACGGTAGTACCATGCAATTTGattctgcacatttttttttaaatggtgcatGCATTCCCAGCATTCTGGTGCAATTTCAACCCATTCATATGAATAGGCTGCAAAATTGCATCACATTGTAATGCGTAAGAATTCATATGAACCAGCcctttaaagtaagataaaaatGAAAACTGTTGTTAAAAAGCAAGAAGCTTAGGGGCATGGGCCACAGTTGGGATGCATGTCACAGCACTGTTTAAATCACATACATAAATCAAGTTACAAGAATGACTTATAACCTTATGTCTCACTTAGGCCTGGAAGTTTAATTGATTTTAATAGTTTTAAACATCTTGTTTCAGATTGTAGGAGGGCTTTATCACTATCACCTCCTCTACTGTTACCGGTAGTGTTTATATTGTCTAAAGCATAGaattgaaattagaagctgattgactaccaccAGAgtatgcactctccagtttaagctttgacaaaaaactggaagctgattggtttctatgcagaactgcaccagatttagcactctCCTGTTTTATTAAATTTACCACTATGTGTGTTACTGGACTTATCATCAGGTGAAATATAGTAAACGTTTATTTTTGGGTTTAACACCACTTTAATATACACATAATAATAACATATTGATTTATACATATCATAGTTGGTAGCTATTTTTGGTACCCTTAAAGTCCCATTTATATAACTAGGTGTTCTGCTTTTCAGGTTACAAGGAATGTGGTGCTAATGGTTATCTATCAATTCAATTGAGATTGTGTATTAGTCCCTAGTAAGACTTTAAGTTTTAGCATGCCCAGCACAAATAGGTTTAGCATTTTACAATAATGGAAGAGAACTGATTGACCAAGCTCATGTTATGGCACGGCACTAAAATTTCCACAAAAAACTGTTTATAAATTTTCAAATGGCAAATAAAATATAactttatataatataataaaatataactcTGCTAAGGCtattgttccagtgccatctgatAATCTTTGGGAGGATGTATGAACACTGAAGACAAGAAAATGTACATATATCTACAATAACAACCAACTACATTGACATTTTCCATGGGCAACACTTCCACTTTACCTTTCCTTAAAGTGGTCCTAAAGCTTTtagtttttttccactttaatgcatagaatgcattaaggtgaaaaaccttgcgTGCTGCAGCTCCCTCTCAGAACcctcccctttttcttacctgagcctgatctgatCCAGCGTTGTGCATTAGCGCAGTGGATCCTGCCACTGTCTCTCTCTTCATTGGACAGGTTGATTGCAGCAGGAActattggctctcactgctgtcaatcaaatcctgtgccaCGGGAATGGGGGGGTGGGCCTGAGGACTGTTGTCTGTGTCAAAAGACGCATCAGTGGGACTTGGGAGCGAGCCTGCGCGGGTGGCCCCACGGAAAGCCTCTTTTCGTGGGGGCAactgatgaagaggaggggcgtGGAGCGCCAGcagaggaccccagaagaggaggattggggttgctctgtgcaaaactattaaacagagcaggtaaatataggcATGTtcgatatttatatataaaataaaaacaatgaaggtttacaaccaccttaaaatagaactataggcaaaaccttttctttttttcattttggatagagtaaaggaggaTCATAACCTCTGTCAGACATGTTTTCACCATCCGTGTCCCATTGccgggatttcccttcacttcctgtcccattgccaaACTCGTTGGGgactcccaggtcaccagaactactgTTTCCATTGGAAGATATCCCCTCTATTAAttttctgaggacaacccaaaatgtgggattttttttttactttccctttcaatgataatggaaaACAGGACgaagagagagggggaatctTCTTAACGGAGAGTCTAGAGAGCAAAAACTTCTGTGTTCTGATCTCTCTCCAccctatccaaaacgaaaacacgtttttcctttagttatactttaagtataATTAAGACCCTTTGTTTGGTAGTACACATCAGGAGAGATttcagctggagagtgcaaaatctggtgtagctgtgcatagaaaccaatcagtttccaggttttattgtcaaagctaatTGAACAacatgaagttagaagctgattggctaccatgcacagctgcaccagattttgcacgctctggttttagtaaattcACCCCATGTTGTCTAATACAGGGATATTCCTATAAATAAATCTCaaccttaaatgttttttttctgtccaaAACTCTCCCATTCTTTGAAAGAATAAAGAGTTGTATACTTTTACTGGTAGATACATTATAAGGCTTGCTATAATTCTAACCACACATGACCCATAGTTGGCAAATAAAGCCACAAATATTTGTAACAAGCCATGAACGTGACATGGGggctatgatcaacatgtacaaatatataaggggtccatatagtgaacttggtgttgagttattcactttatggtcaacactgaggacaagggggcactctttacgtctagaggaaaagagatttcatctccaaatacggaaaggtttctttacagtaagagctgtaaaaatgtggaacagactccctccagacgtggttctggccagctcagtagattgctttaagaaaggccttgattctttcctaaatgtacataatataactgagtactaagatttgtaggtaaaattGATCCGggtaaaatccgattgcctctcgggggatcaggaaggaattttttgtcctgctgtagcaaattggatcatgctctgcttttttttttttttttttgccttcctctggatcaactgtgggtatggagttgggtgtatgggattgtactgtgttttttattgtgtttttttattttttgtggttgaactggatggacttatgtcttttttcaacctgactaaatatgtaactatgtaactatgacatCCATTATAGGTGCAAGTCATTACAATGTTGTCCATGTTGTAAATAAATGTAACATTCTTTCTAgggtcaaataacaaccttatcCCTCAATCTCTAAGATAATGATCTGTGTATCCTCTGTTGTTATCTGTAATGCTGAGTGTACACAGTACAATAACTTTCGATCAGAAGATAGTTTCAGAAGATTTTCTTTCACAAACATTATTGTTTGAAAGGATTGTTGAAGAATCAGTTTATGAACTTGACTTGATTTTCTATCGGGACAGATCATTCCTAGAGTATATGTTGTTAATACATAATGCGACTGATTTCATTATTGTGATATTTatgtattaaaatttatttttgataCATCTCTATACAGGTACTCCTCACTTAACGACCAGATTCCATTCTAATGACCAGGTCATTAAACAAATTGGTTGTTAAATGAGGAGTCACAAGAAAccaatattttaagcattctaagcataaaggtaaaaaaaacattccctaaatagcttccttttacttagtgcagtcctccttcacttacctcatccttccattttgcttttaaatgtccttatttcttatgagaaatcctcacttcctgttcttctgtctgtaactacacacagtaatgcgaggctttctccctggtgtggagaaagcctcttaagggggcgagcaggagtgtcaggaaactctctactttgcagatagagaaaggagctgtgtgttagtgggtgtcctgacactcctgctcgccccctcccctctcaagaggctttctccacaccaagaaGAAAgcctttgcattactgtgtgtagttacagacagaagaacaggaagtgaggatttctcagaagaaataaggacatttaaaagcaaaatcgaaggatgaggtaagtgaaggaggactgcactaaggtaaaggaagctatttaggaaaaaaaatgttttacctttacaacgcctttaactactgtactatactgtattgtgaaaaaaaggtctaaaacacaaaactccagctaaataatgttttttttaatttgcctaAGTACGGAACACAAATAAAAATTCTGTACTGTATTATACAATACAATGATGTCCAGCATGTCATTCAGGTGGGGAGAGCAGGTCGTAAGTCCAAGCAGTCGTTAAACAGGTATGTCGTTAAATGAGATGTATCTGTATCTATTTATAGTATGTTACATCTTTTGTGTAGAACACAGTGTATTTGGGTTTTCTGTTCCCCTATGTGCTTTAAATAATATTTCTTGGATTCGGGAGTGAAGTAGGGCTTTATTCTCCACTCATCTTGTTGGCTGCCTTACATCTAAGTTTAAATGATGTCAGAATGTTGTGCTAATTAGCAACTTTTGGGTTGTGCAACATTGCATAAGCAGAGACATCTAAGTTATTGGAAAGGGTTAAAGGTTCAATGCCACCCAAGCGAGATGCAAAGGGGTGAGAACGGATCCTGACAGGCACTCATAGGCAGGAGAACACCCGTAAATTACAAAATCGCTGGCAGGACCAAAGAGCGCAGAGTGTAATTGACTGTAATGAAACATTGTAATGAAATGATTGATCTAATTAGCTATGCCTGGTTATCAGTTGTCCCCTCTGCATGAGGTGGGTGTCTCAGTTTCATTCTTCATGCATGTAATTTTTGTAATGGAGAAGGAGACCCATCGCGTTTGGTGCTGGCTATAAAGTATGTTTCTTCCACACTGATATGTATCtatctttatatattttctgTACCCTAAATATGGAAGGACAGTACCCAGTTTATCATATGGCACTTGAACAGGTTGTTTTATTACTAACTGTTAAGTAAGCAAAATTACAAGATTAAAAATACTATTCTAAGCATGTTTTCTTAGACAAGCTGTCCATTTCTATTTCCAGCTAAGTTGTAACTTAAAACAGTTGGGagtgccaattttttttcatagtacAATTGGTTGCTTAAGGAAACGGGGAACTGAAAGAACGATTCCTGTAACATCTGTGTATGTTTGACTTGTGGGGCCCCAAAGAGTCAAATGTCTCTCTAATACCTCGTACatatgatcggaatttctgatggtaaAAAtctgacagaattttttcatcggatattccgaccgtgtgtatgccccatcggagttagaaagagaacatgttctctttttttccgatggaaaaaaattctatcggaagttccgtttgtctgtatggaactccgacggagaaaaaaacatgcatgctcggaaacaattcgacgcatgcttggaagcattgaacttaatttttactaggctcgtcgtagtgttgtacatcaccgcgtttttgacggtcggaatttggtgtgtccgtgtgtatgcaagacagcttgaacggaattccgtcggaaaaacccgttGGAGTTTATTCCGGTGaaaactctgatcgtgtgtacagggcataaggttgggttcacatatgtgcggctgCGGTTCCCAGCATTGGTCTGGTGCATCCCTGTCCACCAGTTCAGATGTGAATGAGGTcctaatttttgcctgaattcccaCCTGAACTAGacccaaagacacacaggacccttttggaatGTGGAACGCTGCTGCCCCAGACCTGTGAACCCGGCTCCATTGCAAGCCGGGCACACTCCATGTCAATGGAATTGAATGCTGGGAAACCCACATCTATTTTGTAAACCTGGCCTAAGAGTGATATGCCAAGACATAGCTGCCAATCCATAAAAGGCATAGTTCACCTTTACTAACAAAACAACCTATGCAGATAAGGGATgtctgtaaataaaaacaaactgtgaagCTTTCACCAAGTTAAATAATGCCCTTTCTATAGGAGGAGGCCATTTATGTACCTCATGAAGAATAACTGGAAAAGTCTTAGGACTTTGCTAAGGGCGTTCCTAAGAGATGCCTTGCTGTTACTGGTCACCATCACAGAAGCAAGCTTTTTCTCTCTCACATGCGGTTTCTCTCCCCTGATACAGTAGCTCTGAGTTCAGTGTTTGAAAGCTCACTACTGTGATGATGGAGGTGAACGGTAACAGCTAGGCATCTCTTAGCAACATCCTAGGAGTTTTCCAGTTTGGCTTcatgaggtatgtaaatggcctacacctatagcaaggacaTTATTCAGCTgtggtcaaagctgcacagtttgtttttatctacagcagCCCTTTATCTGCACgtgcattttgttttttggtaaaggtgaactaaacctttaaagcagaactccagtgaAAATCTTTTTTGCTGCTTTGGATAGCAGGGGGAAATGTTGGAAcctttgtcagatttttttttataatgctgtCTGTAGCCACCCTGGTGGAGAGGTTTTCCTGTTCTGTTCCTGAAAACAGTAAGTAAgtggaaatctccccaaagtgtgggggggggggtggattctgACCTTTGACAGTTGTCACTAGAACCGGTATTCCCATTTCaagctttttttctttatatactgTGATTTAGGATTTTTCTGCACTTGATGAAACTGATCTTTAGGGCATTTACAGTGAAAGAAATCTCTTAAATGtggacacaaatggcaaaaaaagtcTGACAGAAGTTTGCAGCCTTACTTACTTGGTGCAAAACTAGAAAAAACATTTTCACTGAAGTTCCACATTAATGGCATTGTCATACCACTGGGGCCCATCCTAGTGTTCTGCCTGACCGTATTGATGTATGAATATGATGACATTCCCATTCATCTTCATGAAAGGGAACGACTGATACCCACATACATACATTCAACAAATTAGAAAATATTGGTGCACCTTAACAATTGAAGCTGAAACACTCTTTATCTACCCCAAAGTAAACTCAGAAACCAAATCAGGTGTATTTATTGCTTGTGTATGGCGCTCTTATGCCTGTTTCAAGCAAAACAAATTTGGAGCTGGAAGCCCATACACGTTAAGCTCAATTGACAAGGACAAACTGAATGTTTTCCCTTGCTTTTATTTCATATGTATATATGGGCTAAAACTAGAAGGCATATAAGCTGCCTGGAGGTTCAAGGCTGCCTTAGAACTCCGTTAGCCAACCACAATGATCTGCCTGCAAACATTCATAGGATCACTTTTTAAAACTAAACAGTCAAGTACCTGATTAATATAGATTAGCATCAGTAGTATGGATTACGCAATACTAACAAATTAACTCTGGATTTTAGCAATTTATTACTATTTCAaagtttatatatgtattttctaaAACATTACACTAATATTATAAATGGTACCACATCTCAATCTCATATTGTACCTTTGCAAtagaaatattaaaaaataaatgttt
This window of the Rana temporaria chromosome 13, aRanTem1.1, whole genome shotgun sequence genome carries:
- the NOVA1 gene encoding RNA-binding protein Nova-1 isoform X3 — encoded protein: MMAAAPIQQNGTHSGVPIDLDPPDSRKRPLEAPPEAGSTKRTNTGEDGQFFLKVLIPSYAAGSIIGKGGQTIVQLQKETGATIKLSKSKDFYPGTTERVCLIQGTVEALNAVHGFIAEKIREMPQNVAKTEPVSILQPQTTVNPDRIKQVKIIVPNSTAGLIIGKGGATVKAVMEQSGAWVQLSQKPDGINLQERVVTVSGEPEQNRKAVELIVQKIQEDPQSGSCLNISYANVTGPVANSNPTGSPYANTAEVLPTAAAAAGLLGHANLAGVAAFPTVLSGFTGNDLVAITSALNTLASYGYNLNTLGLGLSQAAATGALAAAAASANPAAAAAANLLATYASEATGGGGTAGGAAGTFALGSLAAATAATNGYFGAASPLAASAILGTEKSTDGSKDVVEIAVPENLVGAILGKGGKTLVEYQELTGARIQISKKGEFVPGTRNRKVTITGTPAATQAAQYLITQRVTYEQGVRAANPQKVG
- the NOVA1 gene encoding RNA-binding protein Nova-1 isoform X4, yielding MCPSIFTFIPIGGITMQRCREDGQFFLKVLIPSYAAGSIIGKGGQTIVQLQKETGATIKLSKSKDFYPGTTERVCLIQGTVEALNAVHGFIAEKIREMPQNVAKTEPVSILQPQTTVNPDRIKQTLSSLPPATKSSPSDPMTISRASQVKIIVPNSTAGLIIGKGGATVKAVMEQSGAWVQLSQKPDGINLQERVVTVSGEPEQNRKAVELIVQKIQEDPQSGSCLNISYANVTGPVANSNPTGSPYANTAEVLPTAAAAAGLLGHANLAGVAAFPTVLSGFTGNDLVAITSALNTLASYGYNLNTLGLGLSQAAATGALAAAAASANPAAAAAANLLATYASEATGGGGTAGGAAGTFALGSLAAATAATNGYFGAASPLAASAILGTEKSTDGSKDVVEIAVPENLVGAILGKGGKTLVEYQELTGARIQISKKGEFVPGTRNRKVTITGTPAATQAAQYLITQRVTYEQGVRAANPQKVG
- the NOVA1 gene encoding RNA-binding protein Nova-1 isoform X6 yields the protein MTYIEDGQFFLKVLIPSYAAGSIIGKGGQTIVQLQKETGATIKLSKSKDFYPGTTERVCLIQGTVEALNAVHGFIAEKIREMPQNVAKTEPVSILQPQTTVNPDRIKQTLSSLPPATKSSPSDPMTISRASQVKIIVPNSTAGLIIGKGGATVKAVMEQSGAWVQLSQKPDGINLQERVVTVSGEPEQNRKAVELIVQKIQEDPQSGSCLNISYANVTGPVANSNPTGSPYANTAEVLPTAAAAAGLLGHANLAGVAAFPTVLSGFTGNDLVAITSALNTLASYGYNLNTLGLGLSQAAATGALAAAAASANPAAAAAANLLATYASEATGGGGTAGGAAGTFALGSLAAATAATNGYFGAASPLAASAILGTEKSTDGSKDVVEIAVPENLVGAILGKGGKTLVEYQELTGARIQISKKGEFVPGTRNRKVTITGTPAATQAAQYLITQRVTYEQGVRAANPQKVG
- the NOVA1 gene encoding RNA-binding protein Nova-1 isoform X5, producing the protein MLFREDGQFFLKVLIPSYAAGSIIGKGGQTIVQLQKETGATIKLSKSKDFYPGTTERVCLIQGTVEALNAVHGFIAEKIREMPQNVAKTEPVSILQPQTTVNPDRIKQTLSSLPPATKSSPSDPMTISRASQVKIIVPNSTAGLIIGKGGATVKAVMEQSGAWVQLSQKPDGINLQERVVTVSGEPEQNRKAVELIVQKIQEDPQSGSCLNISYANVTGPVANSNPTGSPYANTAEVLPTAAAAAGLLGHANLAGVAAFPTVLSGFTGNDLVAITSALNTLASYGYNLNTLGLGLSQAAATGALAAAAASANPAAAAAANLLATYASEATGGGGTAGGAAGTFALGSLAAATAATNGYFGAASPLAASAILGTEKSTDGSKDVVEIAVPENLVGAILGKGGKTLVEYQELTGARIQISKKGEFVPGTRNRKVTITGTPAATQAAQYLITQRVTYEQGVRAANPQKVG
- the NOVA1 gene encoding RNA-binding protein Nova-1 isoform X2, translating into MLPAQESHMDLHFYHKLYRDIYLLEHVEVMQKDGQFFLKVLIPSYAAGSIIGKGGQTIVQLQKETGATIKLSKSKDFYPGTTERVCLIQGTVEALNAVHGFIAEKIREMPQNVAKTEPVSILQPQTTVNPDRIKQTLSSLPPATKSSPSDPMTISRASQVKIIVPNSTAGLIIGKGGATVKAVMEQSGAWVQLSQKPDGINLQERVVTVSGEPEQNRKAVELIVQKIQEDPQSGSCLNISYANVTGPVANSNPTGSPYANTAEVLPTAAAAAGLLGHANLAGVAAFPTVLSGFTGNDLVAITSALNTLASYGYNLNTLGLGLSQAAATGALAAAAASANPAAAAAANLLATYASEATGGGGTAGGAAGTFALGSLAAATAATNGYFGAASPLAASAILGTEKSTDGSKDVVEIAVPENLVGAILGKGGKTLVEYQELTGARIQISKKGEFVPGTRNRKVTITGTPAATQAAQYLITQRVTYEQGVRAANPQKVG
- the NOVA1 gene encoding RNA-binding protein Nova-1 isoform X1 gives rise to the protein MMAAAPIQQNGTHSGVPIDLDPPDSRKRPLEAPPEAGSTKRTNTGEDGQFFLKVLIPSYAAGSIIGKGGQTIVQLQKETGATIKLSKSKDFYPGTTERVCLIQGTVEALNAVHGFIAEKIREMPQNVAKTEPVSILQPQTTVNPDRIKQTLSSLPPATKSSPSDPMTISRASQVKIIVPNSTAGLIIGKGGATVKAVMEQSGAWVQLSQKPDGINLQERVVTVSGEPEQNRKAVELIVQKIQEDPQSGSCLNISYANVTGPVANSNPTGSPYANTAEVLPTAAAAAGLLGHANLAGVAAFPTVLSGFTGNDLVAITSALNTLASYGYNLNTLGLGLSQAAATGALAAAAASANPAAAAAANLLATYASEATGGGGTAGGAAGTFALGSLAAATAATNGYFGAASPLAASAILGTEKSTDGSKDVVEIAVPENLVGAILGKGGKTLVEYQELTGARIQISKKGEFVPGTRNRKVTITGTPAATQAAQYLITQRVTYEQGVRAANPQKVG